The nucleotide sequence TATATCTGTAATGTTGTTTAAAGTGAGAGAAGCACAGAACATTAGTATTGGAGCCTTACATGTGATCTGTTGCTTACTGGCTATAACTATATGTTTGGTATTAATAAGTAACTTCGTTGAGAACAGATATGTTAACTAGTGCCTTGTGTTTTTCTAAAGCAGACTATATTGTGTCTTTGTGCAATCTCAGGAGACAGCTGAATCCAGTAGTTCAGGGGCAGATGAAGACTGGACCCATTTGTCTTCAAAAGAAGTAGATCCTTCAACTGGTGAGCTGCAGTCCTTGCAAATGGTAGACACTGACAACCCAAGCTCTCTGAATCCAGCTGAAACTCCTGCTAACACAGGACCAACAGGATTGCGAGAGGCTGCACTGTATCCTCATCTTCCACCAGGTAAAAAATGATTGGAAGGCTATATACAGCTCTGCCATAAAAGCCATGGCTTCTTTTTGAGATGTCAAAACCTGTCCTAATAGAATTGGGTATAAACTAATGTTACTtgttcaaggctgcaatcctgtatccacttacatcattgtaagcctcactgaactcagtgagggtTATTTCTggagtagaaatgtataggattgcaccgtgATTAATATATCTCCTAGCGCTCTTTAGTAGTACTCTCTTCTGTCTTATAAGAGAACCTGGTGACTTAGGTGTGTAGAAAGTTGGTTAGCTGCATTTCAGTATAAGCTTTTATGATGCGTACTTAAAATACAGCAAAAGCCCCAAAACCAGTTTACAGTGAAACACCTGAGCAAATAAGTCTTTGTCTGATGCCAGAAAGACAGCAATACAGCCCTGTCTGCAGGTCTGACTTGGAGGAAACCATGTTATGAAGATCATAGGGCTTGAGCAGAATATCATTGAAGGAAGTCCTTCAGGAAGTTGGGTCTTAAACTGTTTACGGCTTTGTAACCAGCAGTTGTGTTGCCAAGGTAACTGGAAAGCCTCAGCTTATTCTCCAGTCACCTTTCCTTACAAAGCTTGTAAAGgtccaattttgcagtgcacacaACCTAGGTGTAAGGAATTGTCTGTGCCATATTAAATGAATAGTTGTCTTTCCTGTCCAGAAGAAAAGTTAGCCCTAAGCAGCAAAGCCAGCTGTGGGTTTCTATATtgagccccccccccgctctttcTAGACAACTGCATTAACAGATCCTAATTTTACATATTTACAGAAGCAGATCCCCGTCTGATTGAATCCTTGTCCCAGATGCTGTCCATGGGATTCTCTGATGAAGGAGGCTGGCTCACTCATCTGCTGCATTCCAAGAGCTATGATATTGGGGCAGCCCTGGATGCCATCCAGTATGCCAAGCAACCACCACCTTCCAAATAGCACACCTGCAACCCATCATTCTTAAAGCAGATTGTTAAAGCTGCTGCCACCGAGTAGCCTACTTTTTATATCTTTCTGTCCTCTGCAAGGATCTGACTGTATTTCTGTATTCCAAGTTCATACTATCAATAAATACACTAACTTTTCCCACTTAATACTGTGTACCTGATTTGTAGTTATACTAAATATTACAGAAGATACTTGACAAATGCTAATACTTAATGGCCACTATCAGGCTCAAGTTCTCATACATGGTCTGTTTTTTTATGTTCAGGTGGTGAATCTGCTACAGGCTTTGCTTATACTGAGTTATGGTTTTGAAACTTGGCTGAAGGGTGCTTTTGCTTTTACATTGCTTTTGTGGTACCTCATAGTTTATGGAACTCTTGACCTTATAGTTAAGACTTGACTATAAGGACAGCAGCTCTTTTATCCTTAAAAGATGAAGCACCCCTAATCATGGCTAAAGGTGGTGGTAGTGAAACAAAAGTAAAAAAGGAATACAAATGGGGTTGTTGAGCCTTGCACTGACTTTGCCTGCAGCCAGTCTGCTGGAATTCTTTTCCCCCACCTGGGTTTATCAGAAGTGAAGACAGCAGGCCTGCCACTATATTGTAGCTTGGCCATGAAAATTACTTATACTTCACTTTCTATGAGACAAATCAACTGTAGTATGCCACTCTGTCAGTTTCAGTATCTCCAGAGCCAGCACCCCCCTTTTCACTCCACTGACTAACCAAAATAAGGCAAGGAGAAGagaattcatttattttatgAGTGAAAACTAAAAGCTAACCAAAAATTAGTTCTTAGCTGAACATATGTAGACTGTTTTCAAAATTTTCTGCATCTCTCTCCTGCTGTACATAGTGAATAAGCATTTCCCCAAATACTGTactgctttgtttgttttttaagcctAGTCTGACACACAATTCTTGCAACAAATGGCAGACTGCATTGTAGAAGCCCTACATGCAATGGCCAAAGACAATAGCACTATTTAAGCACAATCCCCTTACTATACAACTCAGGCTACATTTTATGCTAAGCCATCTCAAACAGATTAATATTGATAAAAGTGGGAAGAAAGTTCATTTAAATATCATCAAAATCTTCTTCTGAGGAAAAGAGGCTTCTGTACATATTTGTTGAATTAGAGATGCCAGGAGGACTTACGGAAGGAATGGCAGTAGGTTGTTCGGGCAGTCTATTTAGCAATATTTCTTGAAGATGAACATtagccaaagatggagaatgtttGCATCTTCCCACAGGTATGCCAGCTGTTGGAACATACTCAGTTTTGGAGACCTGTTGCACTCTAGCTAACTGGATGGATGCATTTTGCTTTGATGCCTGATGCCAATTAGAGGGGCTGATATTGTTGAAGGTATCCTCCCTTTCAGCATTTTTATCGGCAGCAAGTGTTTGGACTAGTACTTCCTGCCTCTCTTGTATTGTCGTAGTTATGTCACCACTATTACAACTCATTTTGGATAAAAGGAATTTCTCCCACTTTGAAAGTCCTGCACCTCTCAACTTCAAATCTTTGTTGTTTCGACATACCAGATCCTCTTCCACAGGAGTCGCAACACTTTTACATGTAGTATCTCCACAGTTTTGAGCCACTGTGGTTGAAGTTCTTCTGTTCtataataaaatacaggaaactgAAATGAGAGATACTAGGCAACAAATATACCTCAGGGGCTTACTTTGTTCTTGATGTACCTGTTCTTTTGCTCTGTGGCACACTAACTGGATTGTATGGGTTGAACTGTTTGAAGGTGGGTAAGCAGTCAACTTTTCTGCAGGAAAGTAAGAGGCACCACTGTAAAGCTGCATATAGAATGTGGTTCTCTGAGATTAGAAGACCAAATATATCATCTGTTACACAATTGCCCTATCCACCAAGAGCATAATGCAATTAGGGGTGCAAGTAGTAGTAAACTATCAAATGAACCTATAATAAAGCTAGACAGATCAAATCTGTAGACTATTAGCTTTGACAATTAATGACAATCAGTAAATAATGTAAGTTTTGCCAATCAATCTTAACAGAATTATTAAAATTAGGCAGAACAAACATTCTTCTCAGATACAGAAACCATGCGCACAGCTTCTATCAAACTGATACTGGTTGAAAATCCAGCTCTTCCATAGCAAGGTTAACACTACATCCTGTACAGATGAACACAACCCACAAGGTGTGAAAAGGTGTTGACTAAGGCATCTTCTAATGGCCAAGATATCATACGGGTCTGTAAAGGTTAAGTAAAAAACACAACACCCCTCACCCTGGTGGCCTTTAAGGCCTCCAAGCCAAGATGATAGCAGGGATAACAGAAACCTGGtagaatggagagaaccagtgggacaCATATATCTCTGGATATGAACTCTGTATAGATGCCAATTTTTACAAAAAGGGATTCAGGGAGGATCCTAGAAATTACAGCCCAGTTAGCTTAtcgtctgtcctgggaaaactggtggaaagtattattaaatataatataacCAAGTATGTAGAAGACCAAGCCttcctgaagcagagccagcatgcctTCTGCTAGGGTAAGTCTTGACAcaaacctattagagttctttgagagtgtgaaCAAGCATACAgaaagaggtgatccagtggacatagtgtacttgcactttcaaaaagctttcaacaaggtaccttacCAATGACTCCTAAGCTTAGCAGTTTtggagtaagaggagaggtcctcttgtggttcAGGAACTAgtgaagcagcaggaagcagagagtaggaataaatggacagttctcccaatggatggatgcagaaagtggagtcccccaaagatCAGTATTGCAACCTGTGTTTTGTAATTTGTCCatacatgatctagagttagggagacctgggtttgaatacccacatagccatgaagctcactgggtgaccttgggccagtcactgcctctcagcctcagaggaaggcaatggtaaaccccctctgaatactgcttaccatgaaaaccttatttatagggttgccataagtcaggatcgacttgaaggcagtccatttccattttgttaaaACAAAGACTGTGAAGAGCTCAAAAAGTACCTCTCCAAACAGTGAATGggaggtaaaatggcaaatgtaatttaatgtgaacaagtgtaaagtgatgcatgtcggggcaaaatattttaatttcacatatacggtcATGGGGTCTCAACTGGCAGTGACTAGGAATGTTGAGACCTTGGAGCTGTAGAGgaaagctcaatgaagatgttgacccagtgtcaGCAGCtatgaaaaggcaaattccatgctagggatcattaggaaagatactgaaaataaaactgcccttatcataatgctgttatacaaatctatggtgcgaccacacttggaatactgtgtacagtacagttctggttgctattgtagagttggaaaagattcagaaaagggcaaccaagatgggGATGGAGTGACACTCCTAGGAGCATTTGGAGcttgttagtttagagaaaaggaaagtAAGAGTGACATGACaggagtttataaaattatgcattgtcaagaatagctaagtttggtcaagctaaaatggctcagtcagagggaattctggggggCTTTGTTGCAAAGACCTCCGGGATACTCTGTGCTGGGGAAAcccaagtgttttagtgccagacagctgcaaattgctaatgtcaagaagatgcaactgagtCCTATCTGCTTCCTAAGATCAAAGTCAGGAGTTTGGGTATCGCAGATCAAGGACCACATGGTGTGACTGTCAAGccctccttatcttcaaagaaggtgatcacggaaggggcacctaggatggctaattggccccctcCCTGTGGACACCCAAAACCCCATAAAATGAAGGTtgatccttcagttacttgttccctATTCCATCTactttggatcgcctggagacaTTTGTAAGCCATTGGGAACCAGGCTTTCAACTTGAAGTGAgaattaggataggtaaactttGTTATTTTTCTCTATCTGCTTGAATCTCTCACAGCGTTATGTAAATATATCTCTTACTCAGCCCCGTTGAGGGTaattggctttaaaggaaagtaatgctgctctcttttttacatgtacctttttcttttaaataaactaccttttCTTAATCATGTGTATTGCTTGGAGTTAACGACCCTAAATCCAGTCCTTGACCACACCCTACTACTGTTGATTAATCTAGGTTAATGCTCCAGAGCATGGAGTttaacaataggtctgctctaggatTTAAATTAGTGCTCTAAGTTCCCCTTATTCAGAGTGTGCGATagtaaaggggtggtggcagtataCTTTCTAGGGTTGGCGTTAGGTATAAACTAACCCTGGGAAAGTGAGTgttgcctgggaagcagtgacccagggaattgggactgttctcggaagcaaagacACCCCCTTGGGTTGCTGAGGTCAAACGACCCCAGGGGACAATCTTTGACATGCATGATATGGAGAGAATGGAtataagtttttctccctctctcataacactagaactcatggacattcgatgaagctgaatgctggaagactcaggacagacaaaagaaagtacttcatgcagCGTATAGTTATGCCACggaactcgctcccagaggaggcagtgatggccaacagcttggagggctttaaaagaagattagacaaattcatggaggataaaggtatcaaaggctactagccacaatagccatgctctgcctccacagttggagggagtatgcttctgaacaccagttgctggaaactgtaggagtggagaatgctcttgtgctcaggtcctgcttgcagttctccacaggcatctggctggccactatgagaacaggatgctggcctagttgagccactggcctgatccagcaggctctccttgtgTTCTGAAATACTGCAAAACATTAAGTACTTGCTATTATAGGAAACAAACAATACCTCAAAGCTTCGGGCATCCTCTGCAAATCCAGAATTTCTCCGTTTTTTGCCCTCCCTGGCATCACTAGTGTGGAGGCTGGTCTTCTGACACTTCCTAGCAGGTGCAACAAAAATTACAGACCATCCAATTAATTCACACAAAGCACCACAGAGAGAAAAAGCCAGTAACTCTTAGATGACTTTTGTTCTATTATACCAGTATACTAGCGTTCTGGCCTGTTCAAACACTGCACCATTAGCTACTACATAAACAGAGGAAATCATTACATACTCACTTTGAATGTTTCAGCATGTTCTTGGAAGAGTAGGTCTGTTTTTCTGTATACACCATTCTCTCCCCCTCATCTTCCTTCTCTTGCGTCACACATTTTTCACTGAGATATTTGCTCCAGCGGCTGACTGACTCTGCCTTTTCCTCCTACAAAATTACAGAATGTCTGAGAACCATAACTCTGCATTTCAGAATAAGTGTTCTGTTGCTTTAATGATGTGGTCTAATTATTGTAAGAAACCTGAATAACGTGCAGGGCTGTATGATTTTTACTACTTTTGGTACTACAACTGTCCAGTCACCTCAAGTACCAAGAAAACTATTAAAAGTAAAGTACAGATTTTCAGAGAGCTTAATTTTGTCTCCAGTACTACATTCCATActttttttggtgcttttgtggaCCCATTACCTTCACACAGCCCTGCTAATGTACAATTTGCTTCGGCAGAAACAGAGGTTGCCCAGTCACATGAAAAAAATGAGTCCTTACTTAACTAGACAAATGGATAAAATTATACATAGttgtataaaaataaatcttgAGAGTATCCAATAGATCTCCCAACTAAATGCATACCAACTATCCACTCAAACTCAATTGCTATACAGTTTTTAAGTATAATTTTCAGGAGAACTTTGAAGAACGATGTCAGCTAAGCTGTTATCATCTCCTTTACTTGATTTAAATTTTAATGGCTCATGACTGGCTGTACAATTTTGGCTTTGAAGAGTCTCTGTATATAGTCCAAAGGGACTTACCTGCCAGCCTAAATTCTCTTCCAACTTAACAACTGTGTTCGCATCACCGCTCCTTATTGGTTCTTCTACAGATCTAAAAATAATCAATGTATATAATGATTCAGCTATAATGGTGTGATTTTTGGGTTTGCACACACTGAATATGAGCACAAGCTGCAAAGTATCAGTGAGAAGTATGCAGGATAATGAATACAAAGATCTCtctcattctcacacacacacacattatggaCTGTTATTAATAAGGGAATGAAAGAAATTTGTTTGATAAAACATGTAATGAAAAATGTGATGCATAAACCCACACTATAGACAGTGTGTATAAATCCTAGTAGAGAAATCAGTGCCCATAATGTAACATCTCCATTACTGCACCAAACAAGTTTAGGCAGCTGATATAAAGGGAATGTCCTGAATTTAAAGAGAACTGTTGTCAACAGTTCCACTCCTTGAGCATAGTAGTCTTCAACTTTTTCAGATCCAGGACCAACCTTTAATCCAAAGATGCATTTGGGGATGTACTTCTTAACGTTGTCCATATATTTCTCTGGTGGTAGTGGGGCTGTTCTGACTCACCTTAAATCAGGCCGTGACCAGGTATTGGGCCCCCACTCACCACTTGAAGAACAATGGTATAGCACAAGGTAATAGCTTGACCCCAGAGTCATAGCATTTTTAGTAATTGTTGAGCTTATTTTCAAAAAGCCAAAGCTTAACTACCACAATGTCACTTTTCTGATCTTTTCTAAATTTGGACAAGTCTGCTAATCTATACTGGAACTAAGTGGGAGCAGATGCATTATTTTAATCACATTAAATCTTTGATAGTTActtacattgatttcagtgggtctcctctgagtatgacttcaGTAGATATCTTccactatatttaattttgaatGAAAATTGTAATGCAAATGTATGCAGACACAAAATAGCAAATAAATAGTTAATACCATACCTGAGCATTTTCATAGATGCCTGCTCTACCTCTCCATGCAGCAAATTTAGTTTTTGCACATGGTGCCTGCAGTCAGATCCAGAACCTTCTCCAAAAACCTAAGACAGTAAAAGTAAAAAAAGCAGTATACTCTTCTTAGTGTACTTTAACCGTTATGTTGTTCAAATAATCAGAATATTATTTGGGGGAACTATCTTTTTTCTTCCAGGACCATTTAGAAATGTGAAAGATTAAGTATatcaatgtcttaaataaataaatattttatagtaGCTCTCCTATAGTACTATACTTGgataacatttttattattatcgtGATCATATGTTAAAATATCTGCTAGTTAAGAAGATCCTGGAAGAAATAGAAACACTTCACTGTTTAACCTCTTTTTAACACCAGATTATGTGAGTAAATTCCTGTTGCCAGCTAAGGAGACATTTCTTCTTTTGGAAAAGAGGTTTATGAGGGTGACAGTCCTATTCATGTTGACTCagaagccctgttgaattcaatgagacttgaCCCTGAtaagcatgtataggactgcagtttGACAGAATGAGAAAAAAGAATATtaacctttttcttcttctttaagatgtcttcaaagctttttaaaaaaatgtttttaaagatgttttgttttaatgtattttaaagtctgtttttatgatgttttaaagtgtttttagtgcttttgtttgccaccctgggctcctgctgggaggaagggcgggatataaataaataaatcattcatCTACTAAAGAGCCAATCCACTGAAAGCATGACCTAAATAAAGGAAATGTCGGTACTCACCTTTAGAATTGACTGCTTTTCATCACATATTTTGCAATTccattttttgctctttttaatcTAAAGAGAATTACATATATAGATTATCAGTAATACACACAGTCCATACTAAACAGGTCAAATATTCACTGCTGTCCATGTTTCTGTAAATATTCACCAATTTTCAACAAGAGCAGAACATGTATTTGTAGGTCAAGAACAGCTCCATACTATGATAAGAGCCGTGTGTACTCTACACCAACATCATTGGAGGTCTGCAACCTTTCTGAATTAAGTCAATCaagttaattttcatttatttccttAGCTTGTGTAATTTATTCTCACTCAGGAGAAAGCTGAATTTTCCATCCAGTAAATACTAAATGCCACACCTGTGTGGCAAAATCATGAAATCGCAGAAGACCTGACCATAATTTAATTATAATCCACAGATTTAAAGGTGAAAAGAACCAAGGCTCTTTTAAGCCCAAATGCAAGACTGTCCATTCTACAGATCAGGATACATGCACTGTAGACTACAGATTTCTGTGACAAACTTGCAGCTCCTAATGCCTCCTGAAGTTGCCCCATTTTTCCATCCCACCAGGCTTCCTTCTTTCCTGTTTGTTTCCTCCTTAATTTTCCTGGCTCTTCCCTCACTCTTTCTATGTTGTTTCTGAACAATTAGAAAGGGCagtattttattaaataaaaatattttttttaaaacaactttctTCCTGCTGGTATGGGTTTGGAGAAAGCACAACAGCTggccaagtgtgtgtgtatacaacCACGCATAGGTAGAATCCATTTtacttgctttccagaacagtagcTGTGCTGATCTGttgtgctattttttttaatcctctgtATACTtacatgtgtatgtgtgattCTTTGCGCAGTAATGTGACCCCCCCATTCTCAAAAGGGTTTGAAGGATCATGGCGGCTGTGTACACATTAGTACTACATATAACTTGACTCACACGAATGTCATTTCGAACACTCCTGAAGCCCAAGCCTAGCACCTTCCATTCCAATGATATTACTATGGGTTTAAACGTCTGAACTAGGTCTTACTATCAGattgcattgttattgttgttgttatgtgccttcaagtcgattacgacttatggcgaccctatgaatcagtgacctccaagagcatctgtcatgaaccaccctgttcagattttgtaagttcaggtctgtggtttcctttatggaatcaatccatctcgtttgtccttcctctttttctactcccttctgttttccccagcattatgatcttttctagcgaatcaggtcttctcatgatgtgtccaaagtatgatagtctcagtttcatcattttagcttctagtgatagttctggtttaatttgttctaacacccaattattggtctttttcgtagtgcatggtatgcgcaaagctctcctccagcaccacatgtcaaatgagttgatttttctcttatccgcttttttcactgtccaactttcacatccatacatagatattgggaataccatggtctgaatgatcctgactttggtgttcagtgatacatctttgcatttgaggaccttttccagttctctcatagctgccctccccagtcctagccttcttctgatttcttgactatcgtctccattttggttgatgactgtgccgaggtattgataatccttgaccagttcaatgtcctcattgtcaactttaaagttacataaatcttctgttgttattactttagtctttttgacgttcagctgtagtcctgcttttgtactttccactttaactttcatcagcattcttttcaaatcattactggtttctgctaatagtatgctatcgtctgcatatcttaaattactgatattttcccctccaattttcacacttccttcatcttggtccaatcccactttccatatatattctgcgtacagattgaacagataggatgataaaatacacccctgtctcatacctttttctattgggaaccaattggtttctccatattctgtccttacagcagcctcttgtccagagtataggttgcgcatcaggacaatcagatgctgtggcacccccatttcttttaaagcattccatagtttttcatgatctacatagtcaaaggctttgctgtaatctatcaagcacagggtgattttcttctgaaattccttgctccgttacATTATCTAATGgaggtttgcgatatgatctctggtacctcttccctttctaaatccagcttggacgtctggcatttctcactccatatatggtaagagcttttgttgtagaatcttgagcattactttacttgcatgggatattaaggcaatagttcaataattactgcattccctgggatctgctttctttggaactgggatgtatatggaacgcttccagtctgtgggccattgtttagttttccatatttcttgacagatttttgtcaaaatttggacagattcagtctaaatagcttgtagcaactctattggtatgccatctgttcctggtgatttgtttcttccaagtattttaagagcagtttttacctcacattctaaaatttctggttcttcatcatacggttcctccatgaatgaatctgtcatcctggcatctcttttatagagttcttcagtgtattgcttccatcttccttttatttcatcttggtcagtcagtgtgttcccctgttgattattcaacatccctactcatggtttaaatttcccttt is from Rhineura floridana isolate rRhiFlo1 chromosome 3, rRhiFlo1.hap2, whole genome shotgun sequence and encodes:
- the MRNIP gene encoding MRN complex-interacting protein, whose product is MAQTFQVLRCCFCNIFQVQQIKKSKKWNCKICDEKQSILKVFGEGSGSDCRHHVQKLNLLHGEVEQASMKMLRSVEEPIRSGDANTVVKLEENLGWQEEKAESVSRWSKYLSEKCVTQEKEDEGERMVYTEKQTYSSKNMLKHSKKCQKTSLHTSDAREGKKRRNSGFAEDARSFENRRTSTTVAQNCGDTTCKSVATPVEEDLVCRNNKDLKLRGAGLSKWEKFLLSKMSCNSGDITTTIQERQEVLVQTLAADKNAEREDTFNNISPSNWHQASKQNASIQLARVQQVSKTEYVPTAGIPVGRCKHSPSLANVHLQEILLNRLPEQPTAIPSVSPPGISNSTNMYRSLFSSEEDFDDI